One genomic segment of Luteimonas galliterrae includes these proteins:
- the rnfB gene encoding Rnf electron transport complex subunit RnfB: MRTDLIERLDRLLPQTQCGQCGYDGCRPYAEAMSRGEADIDRCPPGGDAGARALAKLLEVPPKPYDRSRGAHKAAQVALIVEADCIGCTKCIQACPVDAIAGASKRMHAVIEPLCTGCELCVPVCPVDCIVMVAA, translated from the coding sequence ATGCGCACCGACCTGATCGAACGCCTCGACCGCTTGCTGCCGCAAACCCAATGCGGCCAATGCGGCTACGACGGCTGCCGGCCTTACGCCGAGGCGATGTCGCGCGGCGAAGCGGACATCGACCGCTGCCCGCCCGGCGGCGATGCCGGCGCCAGAGCGTTGGCGAAACTGCTGGAAGTGCCGCCGAAGCCTTACGACCGCAGCCGCGGCGCGCATAAGGCCGCGCAAGTCGCACTGATCGTCGAAGCCGACTGCATCGGCTGCACCAAATGCATCCAGGCCTGCCCGGTCGACGCCATCGCCGGCGCGTCCAAGCGTATGCATGCGGTCATCGAGCCGCTGTGCACCGGCTGCGAACTTTGCGTGCCGGTTTGTCCAGTGGATTGCATCGTGATGGTGGCCGCCTAG
- a CDS encoding TraB/GumN family protein, giving the protein MRFLKPIALSCAAAACIGLAYADSDAKTQGATEQIPLLWKVSDADNAVYLLGSFHLLKADDYPLSKDIDAAFDDAHTIVFEVEPSALTAPDTAEKFKQAAGYADGRTLSQVLPKAARDRLQKMLAVGGGSVEQMDGVEPWAVTLSLVLGMTQAMGFRQDQGLDATLMKRAAEAQKTVAGLETVDDQINALDSMPMNEQVSGLDELLAKPQETLSDLVEMHDWWKRGDIKNLDGRMRLEMKQKSPESYRLVNVQRNDAWVPKIEQRLAEPGQDNTLVVVGAMHLLGSDGVVDKLRAKGYTVERICSACK; this is encoded by the coding sequence ATGCGTTTTCTCAAACCCATCGCGCTGTCCTGCGCCGCTGCCGCATGCATAGGCCTGGCGTATGCCGACAGCGATGCGAAAACGCAGGGCGCGACAGAGCAGATCCCGTTGCTGTGGAAGGTTTCCGATGCGGACAACGCCGTCTATCTGCTCGGATCGTTCCACCTGCTCAAGGCGGACGACTATCCCTTGTCGAAGGACATCGATGCGGCCTTCGACGACGCGCACACGATCGTCTTCGAAGTGGAGCCGTCGGCGCTGACCGCGCCGGACACCGCGGAGAAATTCAAGCAGGCCGCCGGCTATGCCGACGGCCGCACGCTGAGCCAGGTGCTGCCCAAGGCCGCGCGCGACCGACTGCAGAAAATGCTGGCGGTTGGCGGCGGCTCGGTCGAGCAGATGGACGGCGTCGAACCGTGGGCGGTGACTTTGTCGTTGGTTTTGGGCATGACTCAGGCGATGGGCTTCCGCCAGGACCAGGGCTTGGACGCGACGCTGATGAAGCGCGCCGCAGAAGCGCAGAAGACGGTGGCCGGCCTGGAAACCGTCGACGACCAGATCAACGCGCTCGATTCGATGCCGATGAACGAGCAGGTCTCGGGCCTGGACGAACTGCTGGCCAAGCCGCAGGAGACGCTGAGCGACCTGGTCGAAATGCACGACTGGTGGAAGCGCGGCGACATCAAGAACCTGGACGGCAGGATGCGCCTGGAAATGAAGCAGAAATCGCCGGAGTCTTATCGGCTGGTCAACGTCCAGCGCAACGATGCCTGGGTGCCTAAGATCGAACAGCGGCTGGCCGAGCCGGGCCAGGACAATACGCTGGTCGTGGTCGGCGCGATGCACCTGCTCGGCAGCGATGGCGTGGTCGACAAGCTGCGCGCCAAGGGCTACACCGTCGAGCGCATCTGCTCCGCCTGCAAATAA